The proteins below come from a single Kitasatospora sp. NBC_00315 genomic window:
- a CDS encoding DUF58 domain-containing protein, whose protein sequence is MASSDTPSGLRAGLAGLTTRGRSFLAAGVTAVLCAYVLGQDALLRVGVLLTALPLVAALLLLRTRYRVASGRRLSPHRATAGQEARVHLRVDNVSRVPTGLLQLEDKVPYVLGPRPRFVLDRIEPHGHREVSYRVRSDLRGQYPLGPLQLRLSDPFGMCELNRAFAASDLLTVVPRVQPLPEVRLRGAWSGQGESQARSVALAGDDDVILREYRHGDDLRRVHWKSTARYGELMVRREEQPQRARASVLLDTRESGHRGTGPASSFEWAVSCAASVGVHLMERGYQVRLLTDTGLSVPGPDGGANTVSEASGMLLDALALVDLSEGTSLSRGEEAVRLGGEGLLVAVLGTLDEQQTARLARLRRRTGTAVAFLIDTDTWAGLRLLAPETGGAELRARVRQLREAGWTVLPARAGDSVPDLWRAADRADSAAAHREEADA, encoded by the coding sequence GTGGCCTCGTCCGACACACCGTCGGGCCTGCGCGCCGGCCTGGCGGGCCTGACCACCCGGGGCCGCTCCTTCCTCGCCGCCGGGGTCACGGCCGTCCTGTGCGCGTACGTTCTCGGCCAGGACGCCCTGCTCCGGGTCGGCGTCCTGCTCACCGCGCTGCCACTGGTCGCCGCGCTGCTGCTGCTGCGCACCCGCTACCGGGTCGCCAGCGGCCGCCGGCTCAGCCCGCACCGGGCGACGGCCGGCCAGGAGGCCCGGGTGCACCTGCGGGTCGACAACGTCTCCCGGGTGCCCACCGGCCTGCTCCAACTGGAGGACAAGGTCCCGTACGTGCTCGGTCCGCGGCCGCGCTTCGTGCTGGACCGGATAGAGCCGCACGGCCACCGCGAGGTCTCCTACCGGGTCCGCTCGGACCTGCGCGGGCAGTACCCGCTCGGCCCGCTGCAACTGCGCCTGTCCGACCCGTTCGGCATGTGCGAGCTCAACCGGGCCTTCGCCGCCTCCGACCTGCTGACCGTCGTCCCCCGGGTGCAGCCGCTGCCGGAGGTCCGGCTGCGCGGCGCGTGGTCGGGCCAGGGCGAGAGCCAGGCCCGGTCGGTCGCCCTGGCCGGCGACGACGACGTCATCCTGCGCGAGTACCGGCACGGCGACGACCTGCGCCGGGTGCACTGGAAGTCCACCGCCCGCTACGGCGAGCTGATGGTCCGCCGCGAGGAGCAGCCCCAGCGGGCCCGGGCGAGCGTCCTGCTGGACACCCGGGAGAGCGGCCACCGGGGAACCGGCCCGGCCTCCTCCTTCGAATGGGCGGTCAGCTGCGCCGCCTCGGTCGGCGTGCACCTGATGGAGCGCGGCTACCAGGTCCGGCTGCTCACCGACACCGGCCTGTCGGTCCCCGGCCCGGACGGCGGCGCCAACACCGTCTCCGAGGCCTCCGGCATGCTGCTCGACGCGCTCGCCCTGGTCGACCTCTCCGAGGGCACCTCGCTCTCCCGGGGCGAGGAGGCCGTGCGGCTGGGCGGCGAGGGCCTGCTGGTCGCCGTGCTCGGCACGCTGGACGAGCAGCAGACCGCCCGCCTCGCCCGGCTGCGCCGCCGCACCGGGACCGCCGTGGCCTTCCTCATCGACACCGACACCTGGGCCGGCCTGCGGCTGCTCGCCCCGGAGACCGGCGGCGCCGAGCTGCGCGCCCGGGTCCGCCAGTTGCGCGAGGCCGGCTGGACCGTGCTGCCCGCGCGGGCCGGCGACTCCGTGCCCGACCTGTGGCGGGCCGCCGACCGCGCCGACTCCGCCGCCGCCCACCGAGAAGAGGCCGACGCGTGA
- a CDS encoding AAA family ATPase: MPGSVRVTSTYDQAGQNSRGGDRQPEAYQRGGLQELGAVVDRVRASVESVIEGKPEAVRIALTVLLAEGHLLLEDVPGVGKTMLAKALAKSLDCTVRRIQFTPDLLPSDVTGTNIFDQHQRDFEFRPGAIFAQIVVGDEINRASPKTQSALLESMEERQVTIDGTSYELPSPFMVVATQNPVEMEGTYPLPEAQRDRFMARISIGYPSPDAELAMLDVHGGANPLDDLAPVAHAHDILKLIELVRTVHVADPVRRYAVDLVGATRTSPELRLGASPRATLHLVRAARAAAALDGRDYVTPDDIQALAVPVLAHRLMPTAETQLSRRTSEQIVLDLVARLPLPRPQGPAVRRG, from the coding sequence TACGGGTGACGAGCACATACGATCAGGCCGGTCAGAACAGTCGCGGCGGCGACCGGCAGCCCGAGGCTTACCAGCGGGGCGGCCTGCAGGAGCTCGGCGCCGTCGTGGACCGGGTGCGCGCCTCCGTGGAGAGCGTCATCGAGGGTAAGCCGGAGGCCGTCCGGATCGCGCTGACGGTCCTGCTCGCCGAGGGCCACCTGCTGCTGGAGGACGTGCCGGGCGTCGGCAAGACGATGCTCGCCAAGGCACTCGCCAAGTCGCTGGACTGCACGGTGCGCCGCATCCAGTTCACGCCCGACCTGCTGCCCTCGGACGTGACCGGCACCAACATCTTCGACCAGCACCAGCGTGACTTCGAGTTCCGGCCCGGCGCGATCTTCGCGCAGATCGTGGTCGGCGACGAGATCAACCGGGCCTCGCCCAAGACCCAGTCCGCGCTGCTGGAGTCGATGGAGGAGCGCCAGGTCACCATCGACGGCACCAGCTACGAACTGCCGTCCCCGTTCATGGTGGTGGCGACCCAGAACCCGGTCGAGATGGAGGGCACCTACCCGCTCCCGGAGGCCCAGCGCGACCGCTTCATGGCCCGGATCTCCATCGGCTACCCGAGCCCGGACGCCGAGCTCGCCATGCTGGACGTGCACGGCGGCGCCAACCCGCTGGACGACCTCGCACCGGTCGCGCACGCGCACGACATCCTCAAGCTGATCGAGCTGGTGCGCACGGTGCACGTCGCCGATCCGGTCCGGCGCTACGCCGTCGACCTGGTCGGCGCCACCCGCACCAGCCCCGAGCTGCGCCTGGGCGCCTCCCCCCGGGCCACCCTGCACCTGGTCCGGGCCGCCCGCGCCGCCGCCGCCCTGGACGGCCGCGACTACGTGACCCCCGACGACATCCAGGCCCTCGCCGTCCCGGTGCTGGCCCACCGCCTGATGCCGACCGCCGAGACCCAGCTCAGCCGCCGCACCTCCGAGCAGATCGTGCTCGACCTGGTCGCCCGGCTGCCGCTGCCGCGCCCGCAGGGCCCGGCCGTCCGGAGGGGCTGA